In the genome of Streptomyces collinus, one region contains:
- the ilvN gene encoding acetolactate synthase small subunit: MSKHTLSVLVENTPGILARIAALFSRRGFNIDSLAVGVTEHPDISRITIVVGVEDLPLEQVTKQLNKLVNVLKIVELEPSQAVQRELVLVKVRADNETRSQIVEIVQLFRAKTVDVSPEAVTIEATGSGEKLTAMLKMLEPYGIKELVQSGTIAIGRGARSITDRSLRALDRSA; encoded by the coding sequence ATGTCCAAGCACACGCTCTCCGTCCTGGTGGAGAACACCCCCGGCATCCTCGCCCGGATCGCCGCCCTGTTCTCCCGCCGCGGCTTCAACATCGACTCCCTCGCGGTCGGCGTCACCGAGCACCCCGACATCTCCCGCATCACCATCGTCGTCGGCGTGGAGGACCTGCCGCTGGAGCAGGTCACCAAGCAGCTCAACAAGCTCGTCAACGTGCTGAAGATCGTCGAGCTGGAGCCGTCGCAGGCGGTGCAGCGCGAACTCGTTCTGGTGAAGGTGCGCGCAGACAACGAGACGCGCTCCCAGATCGTCGAGATCGTCCAGCTGTTCCGCGCCAAGACCGTCGACGTCTCCCCGGAGGCCGTCACCATCGAGGCCACCGGGTCCGGCGAGAAGCTGACCGCGATGCTCAAGATGCTGGAGCCGTACGGCATCAAGGAGCTCGTCCAGTCCGGCACGATCGCGATCGGCCGTGGCGCCCGTTCCATCACGGACCGGTCGCTGCGCGCCCTGGACCGGTCGGCGTAA
- the ilvC gene encoding ketol-acid reductoisomerase, producing the protein MAELFYDADADLSIIQGRKVAVIGYGSQGHAHALSLRDSGVDVRVGLHEGSKSKAKAEEQGLRVVSPSEAAAEADVIMILVPDPIQAEVYEKHIKDNLKDGDALFFGHGLNIRYGFIKPPAGVDVCMVAPKGPGHLVRRQYEEGRGVPCIAAVEQDATGNGFALALSYAKGIGGTRAGVIKTTFTEETETDLFGEQAVLCGGTAALVKAGFETLTEAGYQPEIAYFECLHELKLIVDLMYEGGLEKMRWSISETAEWGDYVTGPRIITDATKAEMKKVLAEIQDGTFAQQWMDEYHGGLKKYNEYKKQDSEHLLETTGKELRKLMSWVDEEA; encoded by the coding sequence GTGGCCGAGCTGTTCTACGACGCCGACGCCGACCTGTCCATCATCCAGGGCCGCAAGGTCGCGGTCATCGGGTACGGCAGCCAGGGCCACGCCCACGCGCTGTCGCTCCGTGACTCGGGTGTCGACGTCCGCGTCGGTCTGCACGAGGGCTCCAAGTCCAAGGCCAAGGCCGAGGAGCAGGGCCTGCGCGTGGTGAGCCCGTCGGAGGCCGCCGCCGAGGCCGACGTCATCATGATCCTCGTCCCGGACCCGATCCAGGCCGAGGTCTACGAGAAGCACATCAAGGACAACCTGAAGGACGGCGACGCCCTGTTCTTCGGCCACGGCCTGAACATCCGCTACGGCTTCATCAAGCCCCCGGCCGGCGTCGACGTCTGCATGGTCGCCCCGAAGGGCCCGGGCCACCTGGTCCGCCGCCAGTACGAGGAGGGCCGCGGCGTTCCGTGCATCGCCGCCGTCGAGCAGGACGCCACGGGCAACGGCTTCGCGCTGGCCCTGTCGTACGCGAAGGGCATCGGCGGCACCCGCGCCGGCGTCATCAAGACGACCTTCACCGAGGAGACCGAGACTGACCTGTTCGGTGAGCAGGCCGTCCTCTGCGGTGGCACCGCGGCGCTGGTCAAGGCGGGCTTCGAGACCCTGACCGAGGCCGGCTACCAGCCGGAGATCGCCTACTTCGAGTGCCTGCACGAGCTGAAGCTGATCGTGGACCTCATGTACGAGGGCGGCCTGGAGAAGATGCGCTGGTCGATCTCCGAGACCGCCGAGTGGGGCGACTACGTCACCGGCCCGCGGATCATCACGGACGCCACCAAGGCCGAGATGAAGAAGGTCCTCGCCGAGATCCAGGACGGCACCTTCGCGCAGCAGTGGATGGACGAGTACCACGGCGGCCTGAAGAAGTACAACGAGTACAAGAAGCAGGACTCCGAGCACCTGCTGGAGACCACCGGCAAGGAGCTGCGCAAGCTCATGAGCTGGGTCGACGAGGAGGCGTAA
- the serA gene encoding phosphoglycerate dehydrogenase produces the protein MSSKPVVLIAEELSPATVDALGPDFEIRHCNGADRAELLPAIADVDAILVRSATKVDAEAIAAANKLKVVARAGVGLDNVDVSAATKAGVMVVNAPTSNIVTAAELACGLLVATARNIPQANAALKNGEWKRSKYTGVELAEKTLGVVGLGRIGALVAQRMSAFGMKVVAYDPYVQPARAAQMGVKVLSLDELLEVSDFITVHLPKTPETLGLIGDEALRKVKPSVRIVNAARGGIVDEEALYSALKEGRVAGAGLDVYAKEPCTDSPLFEFDQVVATPHLGASTDEAQEKAGIAVARSVRLALAGELVPDAVNVQGGVIAEDVKPGLPLAERLGRIFTALAGEVAVRLDVEVYGEITQHDVKVLELSALKGVFEDVVDETVSYVNAPLFAQERGVEVRLTTSSEATEHRNVVTVRGTLADGEEVSVSGTLAGPKHLQKIVAVGDYDVDLALADHMIVLKYEDRPGVVGTVGRILGEAGLNIAGMQVSRSVAGGEALAVLTVDDTVTATVLAEVAAEIGATSARSVNLA, from the coding sequence GTGAGCTCGAAACCCGTCGTACTCATCGCTGAAGAGCTGTCGCCCGCCACCGTCGACGCGCTGGGCCCGGACTTCGAGATCCGGCACTGCAACGGCGCGGACCGAGCCGAGCTGCTCCCGGCCATCGCCGATGTGGACGCGATCCTGGTCCGCTCGGCCACCAAGGTCGACGCCGAGGCGATCGCCGCCGCGAACAAGCTGAAGGTCGTCGCACGAGCCGGCGTCGGCCTGGACAACGTGGACGTCTCCGCCGCCACCAAGGCCGGCGTGATGGTCGTCAACGCCCCCACCTCGAACATCGTGACCGCCGCCGAGCTGGCCTGCGGTCTGCTCGTCGCCACGGCCCGCAACATCCCGCAGGCCAACGCCGCGCTGAAGAACGGCGAGTGGAAGCGCAGCAAGTACACCGGCGTCGAGCTGGCCGAGAAGACCCTCGGCGTCGTCGGCCTCGGCCGCATCGGCGCGCTCGTCGCGCAGCGCATGTCGGCCTTCGGCATGAAGGTCGTCGCCTACGACCCCTACGTGCAGCCCGCGCGCGCCGCGCAGATGGGCGTCAAGGTGCTGTCGCTGGACGAGCTGCTGGAGGTCTCCGACTTCATCACCGTCCACCTCCCCAAGACCCCCGAGACCCTCGGCCTGATCGGCGACGAGGCGCTGCGCAAGGTCAAGCCGAGCGTGCGCATCGTCAACGCCGCGCGCGGCGGGATCGTCGACGAGGAGGCGCTGTACTCCGCCCTCAAGGAGGGCCGGGTCGCCGGTGCCGGTCTCGACGTGTACGCGAAGGAGCCCTGCACGGACTCCCCGCTCTTCGAGTTCGACCAGGTCGTCGCCACCCCGCACCTCGGTGCCTCCACCGACGAGGCGCAGGAGAAGGCCGGTATCGCGGTGGCTCGCTCGGTGCGGCTCGCCCTCGCCGGTGAGCTCGTGCCGGACGCGGTGAACGTCCAGGGCGGCGTCATCGCCGAGGACGTCAAGCCGGGCCTGCCGCTCGCCGAGCGCCTGGGCCGGATCTTCACCGCGCTCGCCGGTGAGGTCGCGGTCCGCCTCGACGTCGAGGTCTACGGCGAGATCACCCAGCACGACGTGAAGGTGCTGGAACTGTCCGCGCTCAAGGGTGTCTTCGAGGACGTCGTCGACGAGACGGTGTCGTACGTCAACGCCCCGCTGTTCGCGCAGGAGCGCGGCGTCGAGGTGCGCCTCACCACCAGCTCCGAGGCGACCGAGCACCGCAACGTCGTCACGGTGCGCGGCACCCTCGCCGACGGTGAGGAGGTGTCGGTGTCCGGCACGCTGGCCGGCCCGAAGCACCTGCAGAAGATCGTCGCCGTCGGGGACTACGACGTGGACCTCGCGCTCGCCGACCACATGATCGTGCTGAAGTACGAGGACCGTCCCGGTGTCGTCGGCACGGTGGGCCGCATCCTCGGCGAGGCGGGCCTCAACATCGCCGGCATGCAGGTGTCGCGGTCGGTGGCCGGTGGCGAGGCGCTTGCGGTGCTGACCGTGGACGACACGGTGACCGCGACCGTGCTGGCCGAGGTGGCCGCGGAGATCGGGGCGACCTCGGCCCGGTCGGTGAACCTGGCCTGA
- a CDS encoding MFS transporter codes for MTTTPHPPARAGRREWTALGVLMLPLLLVSMDVSVLYFAIPAISADLEPTATEQLWIFDIYGFVLAGLLMTMGSLGDRIGRRRLLLIGAAAFGTASLLAAYANSAETLIAGRALLGIGGATLMPSTMALVRTMFTDPGQRAKAIGLWSGVMTAGIALGSVLSGVLVEHFWWGSVFLVNLPAMVMLLVLGPLLLPESRNPHPGRFDWPSVPLSMAAVLPVIYGLKELASQGWNVRYALAMSAGLLFAALFVHRQRTAVSPLISPELFRRPGFSPAMALNLVAAFGMMGSAYFTTQYIQSVLDKSPLEAALWSLLPSVPIGLAAPVAAQLVQRGVPRGHVVGGGFAVTACGYVLLVLTGTDSLWLLLAACAVLACGVVTVMSLVVDLAMSAAPVEKAGAASSLMETGTEFGGALSMAFLGSIGTAVYRHEIPAPAPAAARETLGGALAVAGRMPGRAGDALAAAAREAFTSGMHAAAVTGTVLMAVAAAAAAVTLRRVRATENAGRADQLSSSGV; via the coding sequence ATGACGACGACACCCCACCCCCCGGCCCGCGCCGGCCGTCGCGAGTGGACCGCTCTCGGCGTGCTGATGCTGCCGCTCCTGCTGGTCTCGATGGACGTCTCGGTCCTCTACTTCGCGATCCCGGCGATCAGCGCCGACCTGGAACCCACCGCCACCGAGCAGCTGTGGATCTTCGACATCTACGGCTTCGTACTGGCGGGACTGCTGATGACGATGGGCTCGCTCGGCGACCGCATCGGCCGCCGCAGGCTCCTGCTGATCGGCGCCGCCGCCTTCGGTACGGCGTCCCTGCTGGCGGCCTACGCGAACAGCGCCGAGACCCTGATCGCGGGCCGCGCCCTGCTGGGCATCGGCGGCGCGACGCTGATGCCCAGCACGATGGCGCTGGTCCGCACGATGTTCACCGACCCCGGGCAGCGTGCGAAGGCCATCGGCCTGTGGTCGGGCGTGATGACGGCCGGCATCGCCCTCGGCTCGGTGCTGAGCGGCGTCCTCGTCGAGCACTTCTGGTGGGGCTCGGTCTTCCTGGTCAACCTGCCCGCGATGGTGATGCTCCTGGTCCTCGGCCCGCTCCTCCTGCCGGAGTCCAGGAACCCGCACCCCGGCCGCTTCGACTGGCCGAGCGTCCCGCTGTCCATGGCCGCGGTGCTCCCCGTGATCTACGGCCTGAAGGAACTCGCGTCGCAGGGCTGGAACGTGCGGTACGCGCTGGCGATGTCGGCCGGGCTGCTCTTCGCCGCGCTGTTCGTGCACCGTCAGCGCACGGCGGTGTCCCCGCTCATCTCACCGGAGCTGTTCCGGCGCCCCGGCTTCAGCCCGGCCATGGCCCTCAACCTGGTGGCGGCCTTCGGCATGATGGGCTCGGCGTACTTCACGACCCAGTACATCCAGTCGGTCCTGGACAAGAGCCCGCTGGAGGCGGCGCTGTGGAGCCTGCTGCCGTCGGTGCCCATCGGCCTCGCGGCCCCGGTCGCGGCCCAGCTGGTGCAGCGGGGCGTGCCCCGGGGGCATGTCGTCGGCGGCGGTTTCGCGGTCACCGCGTGCGGCTATGTGCTGCTGGTCCTGACCGGGACGGACTCCCTCTGGCTGCTGCTGGCCGCCTGCGCCGTCCTGGCCTGCGGCGTCGTCACCGTCATGTCCCTGGTGGTCGACCTGGCCATGAGCGCCGCTCCGGTGGAGAAGGCGGGCGCCGCCTCGTCCCTGATGGAGACCGGCACGGAGTTCGGCGGCGCGCTCAGCATGGCGTTCCTCGGCTCCATCGGCACGGCCGTCTACCGCCACGAGATCCCTGCCCCGGCACCCGCCGCGGCCCGGGAGACCCTCGGCGGCGCCCTGGCGGTGGCCGGCCGGATGCCGGGGCGCGCGGGAGACGCCCTGGCGGCGGCGGCACGCGAGGCCTTCACGAGCGGCATGCACGCGGCCGCGGTCACCGGGACGGTGCTGATGGCCGTGGCGGCGGCAGCGGCGGCGGTGACCCTGCGGCGGGTCCGTGCAACGGAAAACGCCGGACGAGCTGATCAGCTCAGCTCGTCCGGCGTCTGA